In Scomber scombrus chromosome 17, fScoSco1.1, whole genome shotgun sequence, the following proteins share a genomic window:
- the ptrhd1 gene encoding putative peptidyl-tRNA hydrolase PTRHD1, whose translation MAASGAAGSPSRLVQYVVVRSDLVHKLSWPLGAVITQACHAATAAIHLHYGEPDTQQYLAELDSMHKVVLAAPDEAALSGLSENLTQAGVSHKLWIEQPENIPTCLALRPYPKETVHPLLRKFKLFK comes from the exons ATGGCAGCTTCAGGAGCCGCCGGTTCTCCCAGCAGGTTGGTGCAGTATGTTGTTGTCCGGTCGGACCTGGTTCATAAGCTCTCGTGGCCCCTGGGAGCCGTGATAACTCAGGCCTGTCATGCTGCTACTGCCGCCATCCACCTGCACTACGGGGAGCCGGACACCCAGCAGTATCTGGCCGAGCTGGACTCTATGCACAAAGTAGTGCTGGCG GCTCCAGATGAAGCCGCTCTGTCCGGTCTATCGGAGAATCTAACACAAGCCGGCGTTTCACACAAGCTTTGGATCGAGCAGCCGGAGAACATCCCCACCTGCTTGGCTCTGAGGCCGTACCCCAAAGAGACTGTCCATCCGCTGCTACGCAAATTCAAACTCTTCAAATAA